The following is a genomic window from Bacteroidia bacterium.
GAAAAATCCTTCGCCGTCGATCTCACAGAGAAAGGCCGACTCTTCCTGGCACCGTCCAAGGACGAACCGGATTTCTTCGTCCTCCCGGACATCGCCGGCGAGATGAGCCAGCTCTCGGGTGAAGGTGTCGATCCGCGTGACATGCAGAAGCAGAAGGACAAGCTTCAGCAGCTCTATGCGGAGCGCAGCGACCGCATTCACACCGTACATCAACTCCTGAAGGCCTGGTGCCTGTACGAGAAAGACGTGGAATACGTCGTACAGGAGGGGAAGGTCATGATTGTGGATACCTTTACCGGCCGCATTCTCCCGGGCCGCCGCTACTCCGAAGGTCTGCATCAGGCGATCGAGAGCAAGGAAAACGTCAAAGTCGAAGGCGATACGCAAACCCTGGCCACGATTACCCTGCAGAACTACTTCCGTCTGTACAAAAAACTCGCCGGCATGACGGGTACCGCCGAAACGGAAGCGGGTGAGTTTTACGAGATCTACAAGCTGGACGTGGTCGTCATCCCCACCAACAAACCCATTGTTCGCGATGATCAGGAAGATCACGTGTACAAAACGAAACGTGAGAAGTACAACGCGGTCATAGATTTCGTGCAGGAATGCCGCGACAACCGCCAACCGGTGCTCGTCGGCACCACCAGCGTGGAGGTGTCGGAAACACTTTCCCGCATGCTCAAGCGCAAGAACATCGCGCATAACGTACTCAACGCCAAGCAGCATCAGCATGAGGCGGATATCGTGCGCAACGCCGGTCTGCCCGGCGCGGTGACCATCGCCACCAACATGGCCGGCCGCGGAACCGATATCAAGCTGGGGCCGGGCGTGCGCGAAGCGGGCGGTCTCGTTATCGTCGGAACGGAGCGGCACGAAGCCCGCCGCATCGATCGCCAGCTCCGCGGTCGCGCGGGACGCCAGGGCGATCCGGGCGCTTCGCGCTTCTACATCTCGCTGGAAGACGATCTCATGCGTTTGTTCAAATCCGACCGCATCGCCAGCGTGATGACGCGGCTGGGCGTACAGGAAGGCGAGGTTATCACCCACTCGATGATCACGAAATCCGTCGAGCGCGCGCAGAAGAAAGTCGAGGAGAATAATTTCGGCATCCGCAAGCGTCTGCTCGAATACGACAACGTGATGAATCAGCAGCGGACGGTCATTTACTCCCGTCGTCGCCAGGCGTTGCTCGGCGAGAATCTGAAAGATGAAATCTTCGACATGCTCGAGCAGTACGCTTCCGAGATAGCGGATACGCACTGGGAAGCCGGCGATATGGATGCGTTCCGCGAGGAAGTGCGAAGGAATCTCGTAGTGGATCTGCCCTTTGATCCGGACAAACAGCGCATAGGCAGCGCCGATGATCTGAAGGATCTTGTCATCTCGAACGCACGCGATTTTCTCCGCCGCAAGGAGGAGGATCTGGGATCCGATCTTATGCAGCAGCTCATGCGCATGGCCATGCTGCAGGTCATAGACATGCGGTGGAAGGAGCATCTCCGCGAGATGGACGATCTCAAGGAAGGCATTCACATGCGCGCGTACGGCCAGAAAGATCCTCTGATCGAATACAAGAAAGAGGCCTTCGAAATGTTCGTGCAGATGATCGGCATGATCAATCGCGAGGTGCTCGGCATGGTGTTCCGCCTCTATCCTGTGCGCGATCAGCAGATGCCGACGCGTCCGCGGGCACCGCGCATTTCCGACCTGGTCACCACGCATCAGTCCTCTGAAGGTATGGGGTATCAGGGGAACCGCGAGGCCATACCCGGAGCGGAGGCGCCGCAGGAGGCCATCGCCGGAAGACGGCAGCCCATACGCGTCGAGAAGCGGCCGGGACGCAACGATCCCTGTCCCTGTGGCAGCGGAAAGAAGTACAAGCAGTGTCACGGACTGTCCGAGCAGTAGCGCCGGTCCGGGCTGAAAGAAATTTCGAAGAAACACATCCGTCACCGTAACGTGACGGTACCAATAAATCGTTCTGCGGAAGGATGGGTACGCATGAGTGCGGAAACGGTGATCTGCGGTGCGTGCGGAGGGGAGAATTCTCTCCTCGCTCTGCGCTGTGACGGGTGCGGCGCGTATTTGCGTGACCGCGTACCGGCGCTCGACCTGTTTTCGACACTGTGGGGAATGCTCGAAGCACCCCGGACAACATTTCTCCGTATTGCGCGCAGCGAACAGAAGAATTACACGCATCTGCTTTTTGCCGGCAGCGGACCCGTCGTGCTGGCGGCGGTGCTCGCCGTGACGCGGGCAGGGGACACGCGTGCCGGCTTTGTGGAAATACTTGCCAGCATCGCGTTCGGCGGACCTGTCGCCGGTCTGCTCCATGGCGTTCTGGCGTCGTTCGGGCTTGTGCTGCTGACCCGTCTGCATACACCGCAACAGCGGTACCGCGATGCCGCCGCAGCGCTGGCCTGGTCGTTGTCGCCATTGCTCTGGCTGTCGGTCCTCATACTCCCGTTGCAGCTCGGCATTTTCGGCGTGACGCTCTTTTCCGAAAACCCCGCGGCGTGGAATGTGCAGCCGCTGCCGTACTGGCTGCTGATCACGGCGGACGCGGCGGCATTGCTCTGGACCCTTGCCCTCTTGCTCAAAAGTCAGTGGCCTCGTGGAGGGGGAGTGTCGGCTCTCGTAGCCGTCGTGCTCGCGGCAGTGGCGGTGTATGCTGGTATTGTTCCGGCAATCATTTTCGTGCTCTGATCTTTTGCCGTATTTTTGTGTATGATGAAGCGTCAGAATATTCACGAGATCATTCGACAGGGTGTGATCGTTTCCTGTCATGCCGACGACGGTATGCGGGATGAAGCGATATTCGCGTATTTCGTTCAGGCGGCTGTTGCGGGCGGCGCGGTGGCGCTGCGCATCGAAGGTGCGGAGCGCGTACGGAACACGCGCAGCCAGACCGAACTCCCCATCATCGGATTCGCCGAGGGCTGCTATGCGGATGGTGCCATGCTCATCACACCGACGATGGACGCTATAGACGCGCTCTTCGCCGCAGGTGCCGACGCCGTCGCCGTGGACGTGACCAAGCGCAAAAGACCGGACGGCACCGACGGTTTCATTTTTTTCGAACAGGCGCGGAAGCGCTTCACCGGACTGCTCTGGGCGGATGTCGCCAATTTTCGTGAGGGCATTCGTGCCGCGGAAATCGGCGCTGACTTCATCGCCACAACCTTGTCCGGTCATACACCCGGCACCGCGACGTATGATTATCGCACGCCAGACTACGTACTTATCCGTGAATTATCGCATTCCCTCACCATCCCCGTGATCGCCGAAGGGCGCATCTGGACGCCCGAGGCGGCGGTAGAGGCCTTGCGGGCGGGCGCGCACGCTGTGGTGGTCGGGTCCGCGATAACGCGACCCCGTATCATCACCACGACGTTCGTCGAAGCGCTGAAAGAGCAGGCGGAGACGCACCGCGGATGAAAGCTCATACAAATCACATGGTTCGATTCAAGGATTATGAGTATTTTACCTTTGAAACGGCTTGAGTTTCGGCTCGCCGGGGCGTATTTTTGATATGATGTAGCTGACCGCGAAATAGTTACGCGTGTCGGCACTGAAGGATCTTCGGGGCAAAGGACTTCGGAGACGATACAAACAGAAGAAACATCGTTAACCATTCATCTCTTTTTGGAGGCACACCGTAATGCAGCATCTTCTTGGATCCTTTCTCCTTCTCCTGCAGGAAGCGGGTGAGAGTACAGGCACCATCAATTTTCTGGTTGAAAAGTTCAACCAGGGCGGCGGCTTCATGTGGCCGATTCTCGCGTGTCTCGTGCTTGGTCTCGCCTTCGTCATTTTCAAATTCATCTCCATTGGCCGCGCGTCGGTGAACACCAAGAAGTTCCTTATCGATGTCAAGAAAGCGCTGGATGAGGGTGGTGTGGAAAAGGCCCTCGGTGTGTGCAGGAAAAGCAGCGGTTCCATCGCGAGCGTGTTCCAGGCCGGTCTGATGCGCGCGGACGAAGGTATCGACGCAGCCGAGAAAGCCGTCATCAGCTACGGCTCGATCGAGATGTCCTTCCTCGAACGCGGACTGATTTGGATTTCGACGTTCATTTCCATCGCTCCGTTGCTTGGGTTCACCGGTACGGTGCAAGGTATGATCCAGGCCTTCGATTCGATCGCCGCGGCGAAAAACATCTCGCCGGAAATCGTCGCCACAGGTATTTCCGTCGCGTTGCTCACGACGCTGTTCGGTCTGATCGTGGCCATGGTCCTTCAGGTATTCTACAACTACTTCGTTGCCCGCATCGACAAACTGGTGGTGGAGATGGAAGAAAGCTCCATCGAACTCATCGATTCGCTCGTGCTGCTTGAGAGGAAGAAGAAGGGATAAATATCCTATTCTTCCGATCATCTCAACGAGGAGCATCACATGTTCAGAAAAAAGAAAAAGGCGCCGGTTGAAATCCCCACCAGTTCGATGGCGGATATCTCCTTCCTGCTGCTGCTCTTCTTCCTCGTGACGACCACGATCGATGTCGACACCGGCATCGACCTCGTGCTGCCGCCATGGGTGGAAAACGCGGAACAGGTGCAGGTGAAGTCCGAAAACATCGCCAACATCCTCGTCAACGAGGTGGGCGATGTGCTCATCGATGAAAAGATTTACGGCGTACCGCAAATCAAGGCGGAAATAATCGCACGCATCAAGGCGAATCCCAAGCTGATCATCTCGTACAAGACGGTCCGGGATACGCCGTACAAGATCTACATCGACGTCATGGATCAGCTCAAGCTGGCGTACCGCGATCTCCGCGACGAATACAGCCGCGAAAAATTCGGCGTTCCGATGGAGAATGCCACAGAAGCGCAGATTCAGGAAATCCGCCAGGCCGTTCCGCAGCGTATCTCACTCGCGGAGCCCGCGCAGGCGGAAGAGTAGGAGAGAAGCGACAATGAAATTCAAGAAAAAAGTAGCCCAGGCGCAGCAGACGATTCCGACAGCATCCTTGCCGGACATCATCTTCATGCTGCTCATTTTCTTCATGGTCACCACCGTGCTCCGTGAAGTGGACATCAAAGTGCGTTACACCCTGCCCAGCGCTGTGGCTCTCGAGAAAATCGACAACAAGCGTCTGCTGTCCTACATCTGGATTGGCGAGGATGAGCGCATACAGATCGACGACAGCATTCTGCCCGTCGATGCCGTCAGCGAGATCGCCTATCAGAAGCGTTTGAGCAATCCGAACATCATCATGTCCCTGCGCATCGACAAGGGTTCGCGCATGGGTATCGTGAACGATGTCCAACAGGAACTCCGGCGCGCCGACGCGCTTCGCATCAATTACTCGGCGCTGATCAAACTCTGACGCCGCAACCGTTTCCGGAAAAAGGCAAGCGTCGTCCGATGGTTGCCTTTTTTCATTTTTTTCACCAGCACGGATACCGTCATGTCACTTACAGAACGTATCGCGGAAGACATGAAAGCCGCCATGAAAGCGGGCGACAAAACGAGCCTGGAAACGCTTCGCACCATACGCGCCGCCATTCTCGAAGTGGAGAAGCAGAAAGTCGGAACCACGCTCAGTGAAGACGACGATCTCACTATTCTCAATGCCGCGGCGAAGAAACGCCGCGAAGCCATAGAGCAATACCGCAATGCCGGCCGGAGCGATTTGGCGGAACAGGAAGAACGCGAACTGGCGGTCATTGCACGCTATCTGCCTGCGCAACTCGATGAAGCGGAATTGCTGGACATCGTCCGCGCGGCGATCGCCGATGCGGAAGCGGTGGACATGAAGGACTTCGGCAAAGTCATGGGACCGCTCATGAAACAGCTGAAAGGAAAGGCGGACGGCACGAAAGTGCAGGCACTGCTGAAATCCCTGCTCGGCGGCGGACATGCCTGAGAGCGCCGCGTTCAACGACGCGATAGAAAAGCTCGAGTTCGAGCGTATTCGCTCGCATATCGCGGGACGCTGCGCATCGTTGTACGGACGCGCTCACGTGGAGGCGCTGTATCCGATGACCGTCCCGGTGGAAATCAACGACGAACTCGCGCGCGTGGACGAGATGCTCCGTCTGATCGAGGCCGACGAGAGACCTCCGCTCGTGGATATTCTCGACATACGCGCCGTACTTCACCGCGCCGCGAAAGAAGGCAGTGTCGTACCCTCTGAAGATTTCCGCAGCGTTTTACAGGCCTTGACGCTGTTCCGTGAACTGCGGACGTTTTTGCTCAAGCGCAGCGAGCGCGCACCATTGCTCGCGCATATCGCGTCGGAACTCCCGGAGAACAAGTTGCTCGAATTTCACATCGACCGCGTTATTGACGACGAGGGCGGAGTGAAGGACGGCGCAAGCAAGGAACTCCGCGCGATACGACGCGAAATCATCGAGCGATCCGGACAGCTGCGCAGACGCATGGAGAGCATTCTCAAGCGCGTCTCGGAGCAGGAGATGGTGATGGAGGAACTGGTGACCCTGCGCGACGGCCGCATGGTGCTCCCGGTTAAGGCAGAGTACAAGCGGCAAATACAGGGCTTCATTCATTCGACCTCCGCGACGGGGCAGACGGTGTATATCGAACCCACCGAGACGCTCGAGCTGAACAACGACATCCGCGACCTGCAATTTGCCGAGCTCAGGGAAATCAACACGATACTGACGGAACTCACCGACAGGCTTCGCGGCGATGTTCCCGCGATGCTGACGGGCCTCATCGCCTTTGGCGAAATCGATGCTCTCTCTGCGCGGGCGCGCTATGCGCGCGATATGCTCGCCACCTGTCCGACGGTCAAGCGCGACGGCCCGCTGCTGCTCCGGCAGGCGCGCCATCCCTTGTTGCTGCTGCACAAGAAAATGTCGGACGTCATTCCTCTCGACATCAGCATCGGAGACGACGCCACGACAATCATCATCACTGGCCCCAACGCCGGCGGGAAAAGCGTGACGATGAAAACCGTGGGTCTGCTGGCGCTGATGTTGCAGGCCGGCATTCCCGTGCCTTGCGACGGGGAGAGCAGCTTTCCCGTGTACGACAACATATTTGTGGATATCGGCGACGAGCAGTCACTGGAAAATGATCTGAGTACCTTCTCTTCCCATGTCAGCCGCCTCGCCCGCATCGTGGATGGAGCGAGTATGCGTACTCTCGTGCTCATAGATGAAATCGGTACGGGCACCGATCCCGCGGAGGGGTCGGCGCTTGGCGCGGCCATTCTGGAACGGTTGACCGCGCTGAAGGCGCATGTGATCGCCACGACGCATCATGGCATGCTCAAAGCTTTCGCGCATGAGCAGGAGGGGATGGAAAACGCGGCGATGGAATTCGACATGCAGACGCTGCAGCCGACATATCGCTTTCGCGCCGGTCTTCCGGGCAGCAGCTATGCCTTCGAAATCACACGTCGCCACGGGATGAATCCCGCGATTATCGAGCGTGCCCGCGACATCATGGGAACACAGAGCAATGCCCTCGAGCAATTACTCGCTGAAGTCGAACGGCAGTCACAGGCCCTGGGAAATCGCCTGCGGCGCTCGGAGCAGCTCGAAGAAAAGTACCGCGCGCTCGTGGAGGAGTACGACGGAAAAATGAAACAGGTCCGGGCCGAGGCCCGGGATGTAAAAAAGCATGCTCTCGAAGATGCGCAGCGCATCGTGGAAGACGCGCGCGCTTCCGTGGAGAAGAGCATACGCGAGATCCGGGAAGAGCAGGCCTCGCGTGAAGCGATTCATCGCGCACACGAGCGTCTGGACAAGCAGAAGCAGGACGCCACGAAGGGCCTGGGCGAACTCGAAGATGTACCGGCCACACCGTCGGAGGCGCGGAAGCCCTTCCTCCCCGGCGACGAAGTGTTCATGGTCGACAGTCCCGCAACCATCGGCACGGTGCTTGATACCGCCAGCGGCGAAAAAATCCCGGTTGCCTTCGGCAGCATGCGCATGCTTGTAGAGATACAGAAGTTACGGCGACACGAGGGCAATCGTAAAGCTGTCCCCGCCGCCTCCGTGACAGTGGAAGCCGTGGAACGCAATGAAATCGATATCCGCGGCCTCTACGGAGACGATGCCATTCGAAAAATCGATCTCTTCCTGTATCAGGCGTGGACAAGCGGCTTGCTGCGTGTCGACATTATTCACGGCAAGGGTACCGGAGCGCTACGGCAGAAGGTGCACGCTTTTCTGAAGGATCTTCCCTTTGTGGAAAGCTATCAGCTCGGTGAGTGGAACGAAGGCGGCTCCGGAGTCACGAAGGTCGTGTTCAAAGGGGATTGACCGCGCGACGCTGCGATGGTATGCTACGCAGCGGCATTCGGAGGGCGGCCTGGGATGAACTTCGGGCGCGGAGATCGGCTCCGAACAGCAACACGGGAGTCGCTTCTTCGCCTTTCGCTCTCCGTCTGATCGTATGGCAAATAACACGGGTGTTCGTACATTCCAACAGGATACAATGCACTGCTTCCAATGACTGAACCGACCATTTTTCCACTTTCGCGCATCACCGCCCGCATCGGGGAGATTCTCGCGCCGGTCGCGGAAAAGGACTTCTGGGTTCAGGCAGAAATAGGTGATGTATCCGACAAGGGAGGCCACTACTATGGTACCCTCGTCGAGACGAAGGACGGAAGGCAAGTGGCGAAACTCGCGTTTCGTATGTGGAACAGGGACCGGACACGCATCGCCGCAGCGTTTCTCAAGGCCGGGCTTGTTCTGGAACTGAAAACCGGGATGAAGGTCATTTTCGAATGCCGCCTTGAGTTTCACGAGCTCTACGGTTTGAGTCTGGTTGCCAGCAACGCCGATCCGCGTTTCATTCTCGGAGAATTGGAACTTCGCAAGCGGGAAATAATTGATCGTCTGACGGGCGAAGGCGCCGATCAGCTGAACAAGAAATGGCGTGTACCGCAACTGCCGCTGCGCATCGGTTTGATCACCAGCAGGGAGAGTGCGGCATATGCCGATGTGTACAAAACGCTCGAGCGTGGGGGCTTCGCCTATCGTGTGTCCTTCACGGAAGCGGTGATGCAGGGCGAGAACGCTGAAGCCTCGATTCTTCGCGCTCTCGGTCTTCTCGATCGGCTTTCTGTGGATCTGGTCATTCTCGTCCGTGGGGGAGGAAGCAAATCCGACCTGGCGACACTGGATAATGAGCGCATAGCGCGTGCAATAGCGACGTTCAATAAACCGGTATGGGTCGCGATTGGCCACGAGACCGATAGCGGTGTTCTGGATGTTGTTGCGCACAGCTCCTTCAAGACGCCGACAGCGCTCGCAGAAGCCATCGTCAGTCGCTTCGAAGGCGCGGCACGGGATATGCGGCAGGCAGAAGAGCGTATCCGGCGGGAGTGGATACACGCCATCGGGCGTCAACACACCCGCATTCAACGCGACACGGTTGGTATTCTCCAGGGCAGCCGCAAGCTGGCGGCACTGACGCGAACGCAATTACTGGGTGCTGTCGAGCGCATGCGAAGGGGAGTGGGCGAGAGAACGATTTCGGCACACAGGAATAACGACAAACAAAACAATGAGTTACGGCGCCGTATCTCAAGCGCAATAGAGCATAAAATGGCCACGCTTCGCACGGACATGCGCGGCCTGAACAGCGCAGTGCTGAAAACATTGCGTGCCGCCGCACTGGCGAAAGAGGCGCAGAGCATGCGACTCTCTCCACGTCGGGTGTGGACAATTGTGCAAAGCGGTGACGCGGACGCACGTGTTCGCATGTACGCGCTGCTCGGCTCCGCAAAGCGCACAGTCGAGCGCTACGGGGAACAGCTTCGCGCGTCGCTTGACCGGGCCGTTTCTTCGAATACTCTTCCGCGATTACGACACGAAGCGGCGTCGCTGGAGCAACGTCACACCAACGTCCTCGCATACGATCCACGGCGGGTTCTCGCGCGTGGTTTCAGTATCGTGCGGACAACGAACGGACGGATCATCGGCAGTATTGATGCGATAGAGCCGGGCATGTCCGTCGGTATATCATTTCACGATGGTGACGCCCGCGCATCCATCAGCAGCAAGGAGAAACATCATGAGTGACACACCCCTCAGCTACGAGGAAAAGGCACAACGGCTGAACGACATTCTCACACGTCTCGATAATTCCGAAACGCCCATAGACGACCTGGCGAAAGACGTCAAGGAAGGAGTGCGCCTCATAAAGGAAATGAGCGAGACCCTTCGTAAAGTCGAACTCGAAGTCAAGGATGCTTTCAGGGAACTCGAAGAGCTGCAGCAACCGAAATAGCCTGCGTCTGCGCTGGGTCTGCGCGCTTGGAACAATTCGTGCAGGGATTGCGCGAATGGAAGCGGATGCATGCGGATGCTATTACATGGGCGTAGACGATGGATCCGTCGTTGACTACTCCTCGAACATTCCCTCACGAAAACACCTGCCACCCCATGGCCATCCTGTCCCAATCTTCCGTATACGATCATAGGTTACGTGGAAAAGAAATGGGGCGGTGTGAACCGCCCCATACTGCTTTTCATGAGGAGAGAGAAAGAGAGAGGTTACTTGAGCAGCAGCATCATTCTCGTGTGGACGCTTTCGGAGCCGCTCGCGTTCCGGACAGCAAGACGAGCCATATAACTACCGGCGGGGCTGTTGCCGCTGTCCCACAGCTTCATGTGACGGCCGGCACCGAAGTTCTCGTCCACAAGTTTCGCAACTTCACGACCGAGCGCGTCGTGTATCGTCAATTGCACCTGCATGGCTTCGGGGAGATTCCACGCGATAGTGGTTGAAGGGTTGAAGGGATTCGGGTAATTCGCCTCGAGCTCGACACGAGAGGGCCGGGAAATCGAGACTGGGCCGGACTTCGATGATGCGCATGCGCTGGTAACGAGATACAGAGGCGCATCCTCGGTCACAAGGCTATTAATCGAAACGGGCACGTGGATTTTGAACGCAGAAGTGGTGGTATTTCCGGCATAATCCGTCGCCGCAACGCTCACGGAGTAGACGCGTCCGTTGCCGCCACCCAGACGCTCTTTGCGTACCTGGACGGACTGGCAGTCGACCGCGATGAGAATGTCGTCCAACGTCGCTCCGTCCCCGTCATGTGCATCTTCGGCTTCATCGCTGGTGACTTGTGTGATGCGGAGACTCGAAGCCAAACCGGGAGTATCGTCGCAATTATCGGAGACCGAAGCCACCATCTGCGCGATGCTGAAGGACTGATAGGTATGATTGGGCATCCAGAGGCGCACCGGATTGGCGGCGAGCGTAATGGCCGGGGGCGTCACGTCGTCGACGATAACATTTTGGGTCTGTGTCGATGTGTTGCCTTCCGAATCGGTGAAGGACCAGGTAACGACATACGAACCCTGAGCGGTGTAGACGAGCGGATCGGTTGTTGTGCCGTAAATCATGCCTTCGCAGCGGTCGGTTGCGGTCGGGACGGTGGTCACTTCGGCCGAGCATTCACCGGTGACGTCGGGAAGCGTTGCGACATCGGGAACAGGGGCATCCTCGTCACATTCTGACAGCGTCAGATCATACAGGATGGGAGTATCCGTGATGTTCGGTTCACGCGACAACGTGGTGCGGATCTCGACATACTGGCCCGCGAAACCTGCGTCGCACAGGTCATTCCCCGAGCCCACCTGAACGAAGGGCACGAGCGAGAGGCCTGCCTGAGAGGCCGCGCTGCGGACTTCCACCTTGATCGCGGTACCAGCCGGTGTCGATCCACTCCAGGAGACGCTGCCCCACTTCGTTCCGACCACGCCGCTGTTGTGCACCACCGTCCAGGTACCCTGCTGTGAGGTGGCGCCGATGGCCACGGCACCCGTCATGTCGCTGTAGTTGTACGGAAAGGCGCTTGCACCGAGAGGTACGGTCAAATCCACCGCACCGAGTCCGTCACCACCCGCCGCGGGATCGATACGCATGGCGTTGTGCGAATTGTAATTGGTGACCCAGACTTTATCGTTGGCATCGACAGCGACACCGGTAGGAGTGGAGCCGACCGGGATGAGTTTCTTGATTGCGCCGGCGTTGGAAAGACGCACAAGGGTATTGCTGTTGCGATTGGGAACCCAAACGTCGTTATCGGAAGTGACGGCAACACCGCTGGGTTGTGCTCCTCCGGTCGGGAACGTGCCCAACACGGCACCCGCGGGCGAATATTTGCGGATGACGTTATCACTGTAGCTGGTATTCCAGATATTGCCGAAGCCGTCGATGCCCAGTCCGTACGATGTTCCGAAAGAGAGACAGGTAGCGGTGTTTGCAACCGGATCGTAGCGGGTCAAACGATTGTACGACACATCGGCGGACCAGAGAATTCCCG
Proteins encoded in this region:
- a CDS encoding MotA/TolQ/ExbB proton channel family protein produces the protein MQHLLGSFLLLLQEAGESTGTINFLVEKFNQGGGFMWPILACLVLGLAFVIFKFISIGRASVNTKKFLIDVKKALDEGGVEKALGVCRKSSGSIASVFQAGLMRADEGIDAAEKAVISYGSIEMSFLERGLIWISTFISIAPLLGFTGTVQGMIQAFDSIAAAKNISPEIVATGISVALLTTLFGLIVAMVLQVFYNYFVARIDKLVVEMEESSIELIDSLVLLERKKKG
- a CDS encoding putative N-acetylmannosamine-6-phosphate 2-epimerase; the encoded protein is MMKRQNIHEIIRQGVIVSCHADDGMRDEAIFAYFVQAAVAGGAVALRIEGAERVRNTRSQTELPIIGFAEGCYADGAMLITPTMDAIDALFAAGADAVAVDVTKRKRPDGTDGFIFFEQARKRFTGLLWADVANFREGIRAAEIGADFIATTLSGHTPGTATYDYRTPDYVLIRELSHSLTIPVIAEGRIWTPEAAVEALRAGAHAVVVGSAITRPRIITTTFVEALKEQAETHRG
- a CDS encoding biopolymer transporter ExbD, coding for MFRKKKKAPVEIPTSSMADISFLLLLFFLVTTTIDVDTGIDLVLPPWVENAEQVQVKSENIANILVNEVGDVLIDEKIYGVPQIKAEIIARIKANPKLIISYKTVRDTPYKIYIDVMDQLKLAYRDLRDEYSREKFGVPMENATEAQIQEIRQAVPQRISLAEPAQAEE
- the secA gene encoding preprotein translocase subunit SecA, translating into MMNFITKLFGGSKKERDTKQLLPLVEEINEHYAKLASLTDDELRAKTTEFRERIRNEIAGIEEEIAAIQQTLTEDKEGTDREALHDKLKDLKTALKETIEDVLDDILPEAFAVVKDTCRRLVGTEYLVVDNKMTWDMVPFDVQLIGGIVLHQGKISEMATGEGKTLVATLPLYLNALPGKGVHVVTVNDYLARRDSEWMGLVFEFHGITVGCIQNWMSPQERREIYNRDITYGTNNEFGFDYLRDNMVIETSDLVQREHNFAIVDEVDSVLIDEARTPLIISGPIGESDHKFDEMKPRVERLVNAQNAFIAKILAEAERLLAEDKREEAGVLIYRAQRGLPKNKKLLKILSEPENQSLMQKTENVYRADNARRMPEILEELYFSIDEKSFAVDLTEKGRLFLAPSKDEPDFFVLPDIAGEMSQLSGEGVDPRDMQKQKDKLQQLYAERSDRIHTVHQLLKAWCLYEKDVEYVVQEGKVMIVDTFTGRILPGRRYSEGLHQAIESKENVKVEGDTQTLATITLQNYFRLYKKLAGMTGTAETEAGEFYEIYKLDVVVIPTNKPIVRDDQEDHVYKTKREKYNAVIDFVQECRDNRQPVLVGTTSVEVSETLSRMLKRKNIAHNVLNAKQHQHEADIVRNAGLPGAVTIATNMAGRGTDIKLGPGVREAGGLVIVGTERHEARRIDRQLRGRAGRQGDPGASRFYISLEDDLMRLFKSDRIASVMTRLGVQEGEVITHSMITKSVERAQKKVEENNFGIRKRLLEYDNVMNQQRTVIYSRRRQALLGENLKDEIFDMLEQYASEIADTHWEAGDMDAFREEVRRNLVVDLPFDPDKQRIGSADDLKDLVISNARDFLRRKEEDLGSDLMQQLMRMAMLQVIDMRWKEHLREMDDLKEGIHMRAYGQKDPLIEYKKEAFEMFVQMIGMINREVLGMVFRLYPVRDQQMPTRPRAPRISDLVTTHQSSEGMGYQGNREAIPGAEAPQEAIAGRRQPIRVEKRPGRNDPCPCGSGKKYKQCHGLSEQ
- the xseA gene encoding exodeoxyribonuclease VII large subunit, whose product is MTEPTIFPLSRITARIGEILAPVAEKDFWVQAEIGDVSDKGGHYYGTLVETKDGRQVAKLAFRMWNRDRTRIAAAFLKAGLVLELKTGMKVIFECRLEFHELYGLSLVASNADPRFILGELELRKREIIDRLTGEGADQLNKKWRVPQLPLRIGLITSRESAAYADVYKTLERGGFAYRVSFTEAVMQGENAEASILRALGLLDRLSVDLVILVRGGGSKSDLATLDNERIARAIATFNKPVWVAIGHETDSGVLDVVAHSSFKTPTALAEAIVSRFEGAARDMRQAEERIRREWIHAIGRQHTRIQRDTVGILQGSRKLAALTRTQLLGAVERMRRGVGERTISAHRNNDKQNNELRRRISSAIEHKMATLRTDMRGLNSAVLKTLRAAALAKEAQSMRLSPRRVWTIVQSGDADARVRMYALLGSAKRTVERYGEQLRASLDRAVSSNTLPRLRHEAASLEQRHTNVLAYDPRRVLARGFSIVRTTNGRIIGSIDAIEPGMSVGISFHDGDARASISSKEKHHE
- a CDS encoding GatB/YqeY domain-containing protein, translating into MSLTERIAEDMKAAMKAGDKTSLETLRTIRAAILEVEKQKVGTTLSEDDDLTILNAAAKKRREAIEQYRNAGRSDLAEQEERELAVIARYLPAQLDEAELLDIVRAAIADAEAVDMKDFGKVMGPLMKQLKGKADGTKVQALLKSLLGGGHA
- a CDS encoding biopolymer transporter ExbD; its protein translation is MKFKKKVAQAQQTIPTASLPDIIFMLLIFFMVTTVLREVDIKVRYTLPSAVALEKIDNKRLLSYIWIGEDERIQIDDSILPVDAVSEIAYQKRLSNPNIIMSLRIDKGSRMGIVNDVQQELRRADALRINYSALIKL
- a CDS encoding endonuclease MutS2 → MPESAAFNDAIEKLEFERIRSHIAGRCASLYGRAHVEALYPMTVPVEINDELARVDEMLRLIEADERPPLVDILDIRAVLHRAAKEGSVVPSEDFRSVLQALTLFRELRTFLLKRSERAPLLAHIASELPENKLLEFHIDRVIDDEGGVKDGASKELRAIRREIIERSGQLRRRMESILKRVSEQEMVMEELVTLRDGRMVLPVKAEYKRQIQGFIHSTSATGQTVYIEPTETLELNNDIRDLQFAELREINTILTELTDRLRGDVPAMLTGLIAFGEIDALSARARYARDMLATCPTVKRDGPLLLRQARHPLLLLHKKMSDVIPLDISIGDDATTIIITGPNAGGKSVTMKTVGLLALMLQAGIPVPCDGESSFPVYDNIFVDIGDEQSLENDLSTFSSHVSRLARIVDGASMRTLVLIDEIGTGTDPAEGSALGAAILERLTALKAHVIATTHHGMLKAFAHEQEGMENAAMEFDMQTLQPTYRFRAGLPGSSYAFEITRRHGMNPAIIERARDIMGTQSNALEQLLAEVERQSQALGNRLRRSEQLEEKYRALVEEYDGKMKQVRAEARDVKKHALEDAQRIVEDARASVEKSIREIREEQASREAIHRAHERLDKQKQDATKGLGELEDVPATPSEARKPFLPGDEVFMVDSPATIGTVLDTASGEKIPVAFGSMRMLVEIQKLRRHEGNRKAVPAASVTVEAVERNEIDIRGLYGDDAIRKIDLFLYQAWTSGLLRVDIIHGKGTGALRQKVHAFLKDLPFVESYQLGEWNEGGSGVTKVVFKGD